A DNA window from Actinomadura coerulea contains the following coding sequences:
- a CDS encoding ABC transporter ATP-binding protein gives MLEVSGLGHAYGEHRVLQGMDLSIGDGELVTIVGPSGCGKSTLLRCLAGLMAPSEGKVVLNGAPVDGVPDDLAVVFQDYSRSLMPWLTVRDNVGLPLRRRGLGRSERRARAAEALESVGLKDAAGKYPWQLSGGMQQRVSIARALAYRPTLLLMDEPFGSVDAQTREDLEDLVLQVHRSQGVTILLVTHDIDESVYLGDRVVVLARDPGRIRAELPVTLPADRDQIGTRSDPEFVRLRAEVGRLVRGVAGAKAADEAADEPAGPDEAAETEAEAEARSGSRGTVKG, from the coding sequence ATGCTGGAGGTGTCCGGACTCGGCCACGCCTACGGCGAGCACCGCGTGCTGCAGGGCATGGACCTGTCGATCGGCGACGGCGAGCTCGTCACCATCGTCGGGCCGTCGGGGTGCGGGAAGTCCACGCTGCTGCGCTGCCTCGCCGGGCTGATGGCGCCGAGCGAGGGGAAGGTCGTGCTGAACGGCGCCCCCGTCGACGGCGTCCCCGACGACCTCGCCGTGGTGTTCCAGGACTACAGCCGCTCGCTGATGCCCTGGCTCACCGTGCGCGACAACGTCGGGCTGCCGCTGCGGCGCCGCGGCCTCGGCCGGTCCGAGCGGCGCGCCAGGGCCGCCGAGGCCCTGGAGTCGGTCGGCCTGAAGGACGCGGCGGGCAAGTACCCGTGGCAGCTCTCGGGCGGGATGCAGCAGCGGGTGTCGATCGCCAGGGCGCTGGCCTACCGGCCGACCCTGCTGCTGATGGACGAGCCGTTCGGGTCGGTCGACGCCCAGACCCGCGAGGACCTGGAGGACCTGGTGCTCCAGGTCCACCGGAGCCAGGGCGTGACGATCCTGCTGGTCACGCACGACATCGACGAGAGCGTCTACCTCGGCGACCGGGTCGTGGTGCTGGCCCGCGACCCGGGCCGGATCCGCGCCGAGCTGCCCGTCACGCTGCCCGCGGACCGCGACCAGATCGGCACGCGGTCAGACCCGGAGTTCGTCCGGCTGCGCGCCGAGGTGGGCCGGCTGGTCCGCGGCGTCGCCGGGGCCAAGGCGGCGGACGAGGCGGCGGACGAGCCCGCCGGGCCGGACGAGGCCGCGGAGACGGAAGCGGAAGCGGAGGCCCGTTCCGGGTCGCGGGGAACTGTGAAAGGTTAA
- a CDS encoding ABC transporter substrate-binding protein: MSASRPRAALAGVLGIALAFGAACGGSEGEKSANGLEKSEVRLGTMTVADTAPVQIALSKGLFKAEGLTVKTQVIQGGAAGVPLLKSGRLDFSFGNYVSLLTAAAKDPGFRPRIVADGFRGASRTHTLMVRGDSPYRTVGDLAGRKIGVNTKRNVATMLVRAAAQPRGVAFDEDRNFVEIAPPAMEQALKSGSVDAVQGIEPFGTQMRKSMGARMVADLATGEADGLPIAGYAATEKFVKRNPRTVAAFQRALRKAQAMAAGDRKLVQGILPTYAKGIDAAVAADMSYGTYPTSIDTAALQRVADLMRRFQYTDKKIDVASFVARAP, encoded by the coding sequence ATGTCTGCTTCCCGTCCCCGAGCGGCCCTCGCGGGTGTGCTCGGCATCGCGCTCGCCTTCGGCGCCGCCTGCGGCGGCTCCGAAGGCGAGAAGTCGGCCAACGGCCTTGAAAAGTCCGAGGTGAGGCTCGGCACCATGACGGTCGCCGACACCGCGCCCGTCCAGATCGCCCTCTCCAAGGGACTGTTCAAGGCCGAGGGCCTCACCGTGAAGACCCAGGTCATCCAGGGCGGCGCGGCCGGCGTCCCGCTGCTGAAGAGCGGCCGCCTCGACTTCAGCTTCGGCAACTACGTCTCGCTGCTCACCGCCGCGGCCAAGGACCCCGGCTTCAGGCCGCGGATCGTCGCGGACGGGTTCCGCGGCGCGTCCAGAACCCACACGCTGATGGTGCGCGGCGACTCCCCCTACCGGACCGTCGGGGACCTGGCGGGCCGGAAGATCGGCGTCAACACCAAGCGCAACGTCGCCACGATGCTGGTCCGCGCCGCCGCGCAGCCCCGGGGCGTGGCCTTCGACGAGGACAGGAACTTCGTCGAGATCGCACCGCCCGCCATGGAGCAGGCGCTGAAGTCCGGGAGCGTGGACGCCGTCCAGGGGATCGAGCCGTTCGGCACCCAGATGCGGAAGTCGATGGGCGCCCGCATGGTCGCCGACCTCGCCACCGGCGAGGCGGACGGCCTGCCGATCGCCGGCTACGCCGCCACCGAGAAGTTCGTGAAGCGGAACCCCAGGACGGTCGCCGCCTTCCAGCGGGCGCTGCGGAAGGCGCAGGCGATGGCGGCGGGCGACCGCAAGCTGGTGCAGGGCATCCTGCCGACCTACGCCAAGGGCATCGACGCCGCGGTCGCCGCGGACATGAGCTACGGGACCTACCCGACGTCGATCGACACCGCCGCGCTGCAGCGCGTGGCGGACCTCATGCGGCGGTTCCAGTACACCGACAAGAAGATCGACGTCGCGTCGTTCGTCGCGCGGGCCCCATGA
- a CDS encoding ABC transporter permease, whose amino-acid sequence MTWRRVLLGAAGAAGAAAAVEVLSRGGLVDASALPPASTIGREAGRLAADREFLVDVAATLRAWAGGLALAVLAAVPLGVLLGSVPFLGTAARALVELMRPIPSVALIPLAIILFADPTRMEMSLVFYACLWPILINTLYALRDVDPLAKDTLRAFGFGPLSVLWRVSLPSAAPFVATGVRIAASVALIVVISTELFAGGVDGVGIYLADTQSGGGRADLLLAGACWAGALGLAANTGLRALERLAFRWHDARVEGVA is encoded by the coding sequence ATGACCTGGCGCCGCGTCCTTCTCGGCGCCGCCGGGGCGGCCGGCGCGGCCGCGGCCGTCGAGGTCCTGAGCCGCGGCGGGCTCGTCGACGCGTCCGCGCTCCCCCCGGCGTCCACCATCGGGCGCGAGGCCGGAAGGCTGGCGGCCGACCGGGAGTTCCTCGTGGACGTCGCGGCCACGCTCAGGGCCTGGGCCGGGGGGCTCGCGCTGGCGGTGCTCGCGGCGGTGCCGCTCGGGGTGCTGCTCGGGTCGGTGCCGTTCCTCGGGACGGCAGCGCGCGCCCTGGTCGAACTGATGCGCCCCATCCCCTCGGTCGCGCTGATCCCCCTCGCCATCATCCTGTTCGCGGACCCGACGCGGATGGAGATGTCCCTGGTCTTCTACGCCTGCCTGTGGCCGATTCTCATCAACACCCTGTACGCGCTCCGCGACGTCGACCCCCTGGCCAAGGACACCCTCCGCGCCTTCGGGTTCGGCCCGCTGTCGGTGCTGTGGCGGGTGTCGCTGCCGAGCGCCGCCCCGTTCGTCGCGACCGGCGTCCGGATCGCCGCCTCCGTCGCCCTCATCGTCGTGATCAGCACCGAGCTGTTCGCGGGCGGGGTCGACGGCGTCGGCATCTACCTCGCCGACACCCAGTCCGGCGGCGGGCGCGCCGACCTGCTGCTGGCCGGGGCCTGCTGGGCCGGCGCGCTCGGCCTCGCGGCCAACACGGGCCTGCGCGCCCTGGAACGGCTCGCGTTCCGCTGGCACGACGCCCGGGTGGAGGGGGTCGCGTGA
- a CDS encoding ABC transporter permease, translating to MKTGAAPAADAARGFAERAWLVALVAVLWELVTRAVDETYFPPPTTILASLHELWFSGPASHLFFTDKALDDFSTSLTHLFAGWAAAGAAGVVAGVAIGRSQTLSDLLNPVLEFLRAVPPPTLVPFFIMVFQLGATMQIVTIAFGVVWPVLLNTSDGVRSVDPLHLDTARVFGVGRVRRLVTVVLPAVAPKIFAGLRVALSFALILMVLSELFGSTAGIGSELIGAQRSFELPRMWAGIVMLGVLGLLLNTAFLLLERRLLAWHAGARRLQN from the coding sequence GTGAAGACGGGGGCGGCTCCCGCGGCGGACGCGGCGCGCGGGTTCGCCGAGCGCGCCTGGCTGGTCGCGCTCGTCGCGGTGCTGTGGGAACTGGTCACGAGGGCGGTGGACGAGACCTACTTCCCTCCGCCCACGACGATCCTGGCGTCGCTGCACGAGCTGTGGTTCTCCGGCCCGGCGTCCCACCTGTTCTTCACCGACAAGGCTCTCGACGACTTCTCCACCAGCCTCACCCACCTGTTCGCCGGGTGGGCCGCCGCGGGAGCCGCCGGCGTCGTGGCCGGGGTGGCGATCGGACGCTCGCAGACCCTCTCCGACCTGCTGAACCCGGTGCTGGAGTTCCTGCGGGCGGTGCCGCCCCCGACGCTGGTGCCGTTCTTCATCATGGTGTTCCAGCTCGGCGCCACCATGCAGATCGTGACGATCGCGTTCGGCGTCGTCTGGCCGGTGCTGCTCAACACCTCCGACGGCGTCCGTTCCGTGGACCCGCTGCACCTGGACACGGCGCGGGTGTTCGGCGTCGGCCGCGTCCGCAGGCTGGTGACCGTCGTCCTGCCGGCGGTAGCGCCGAAGATCTTCGCGGGGCTGCGCGTCGCGCTGTCGTTCGCGCTGATCCTGATGGTGCTGTCGGAGCTGTTCGGCAGCACCGCGGGCATCGGCTCGGAGCTGATCGGCGCGCAGCGCTCCTTCGAACTGCCGCGGATGTGGGCCGGGATCGTGATGCTGGGCGTCCTCGGCCTCCTCCTCAACACCGCGTTCCTGCTCCTGGAAAGGCGGCTGCTGGCCTGGCACGCCGGGGCGCGGCGGCTCCAGAACTGA